TTTATTGACTCGCAATGCGTATTTTCATCTGTTCTCACACTAGCTGGGGTCATAGCAACGAATCAACTTCAGTGGCCTCATTAaattatgtgtatatatatattgactGCTAGAAATTTTATCATGTAGCTAGCCATTAGCAAGAAAGCATATAAATTCTGAGTATCGAGGAGTAAGTGGAGGGGTGTCCGAGATGGATCATGATGTTGGCACTGGCGCTAGAGAAATCAAGTCCACTGAATTAGTACCAACTGATCATTATGCACAGGAAGACGCGAATAGGAGGAAAAAGCTGGGACTGTATTTCCTTGAATCAGATGACCGACGGATGTCTGCACTTGGAGGTGGGTACACACCAGGCGGAGCGACACCCGTTAACATCCATGGAAAGCCCCTTCCTGACTACAAAATGTCCAAGACTGGTGGTTGGATAGCAACTTTCTTCATTTTTGGTACGAATATGTtcagatatttatttttgttccGATTTATTTGCCATGCGGTATTCACATGTGCGTTCTTACTGCTGCAGGGAATGAAATGGCGGAGAGAATGGCTTACTTCGGACTCTCGGTTAACATGGTGGCTTTTATGTTCTACGTTATGCATCGACCTTTTGAAGTTTCAGCCAACGCAGTCAACAATTTCTTGGGGATATCGCAGGCATCATCTGTGCTGGGTGGTTTCCTTGCTGATGCATATCTTGGGAGATACTGGACGATAGCCATTTTCGCGACTATCTATCTTGCGgtacaaaattttcatttttaacaaCATGGCTACAGTTTATTCGCTTGATTTATATCAGCTTGAAACTTCTTTTTAactattgttattgttatttctTGGAGGGTCTAACAGGAATAACCATATGCGCAACCATGAAGACTCTTGTGCCCAACCAAGACGAGTGCAGTCAGATTGCCCTTCTTTTAGGGAACTGCGAACCTGCAAAATCTTGGCAGATGCTTTACCTCTACACAGTCCTATACGTGACTGGATTTGGGGCTGCTGGCATTAGGCCCTGCGTCTCTTCCTTTGGCGCTGATCAATTTGATGAAAGAGATAGGGACTACAAAGCCCACCTCGACAGATTTTTCAATTTCTTCTACCTCTCAGTCACGGTTGGGGCGATTGTGGCTTTCACAGCGGTCGTCTACCTTCAAATTAAACATGGGTGGGGTTATGCTTTTGGTTCATTGGCCATAGCCATGGCCATGTCCAACCTTGTTTTCTTTCTGGGCACTCCTCTTTATAGGCATAGGCTACCCGgtggcagccccttaacccGGGTAGCACAAGTCTTAGTCGCCGCCTTTCGAAAGAGAAAAGATTCTTTTCACAGCAGCGACTTTGTGGGCTTGTACGAGCTTCCGGGGAAAAGATCCGCCATAAAAGGTAGCTCCAAGATTGCCCACACCGATGATTTCAGGTAATATTTAAAGATTCCCGAGACTCTTCCAGCAATCAAGTTTTTTGATATTAATACAATTTTTGAACCCACAGGTGTTTGGACAAAGCAGCTCTGAGGCTGAAAGAAGATGGCCCCTGTCCAAGTCCATGGAAACTTTGCACTGTGACGCAAGTAGAAGAAGTGAAAATTCTTGTGAAACTCGTCCCTGTTCCAGCTTGCACCATCATGCTCAATCTAGTCTTAACAGAGTTCTTAACTCTATCAGTACAGCAGGCATACACACTGAACACTCATATTGGTCGCCTGAAACTCCCCGTCACCTGCATGCCAGTCTTCCCTGGACTCAGCATATTCCTATTGCTTTCGCTATATTACTCCGTGTTCGTCCCAGTATCAAGGCGAATCACCGGT
The DNA window shown above is from Primulina huaijiensis isolate GDHJ02 chromosome 12, ASM1229523v2, whole genome shotgun sequence and carries:
- the LOC140989951 gene encoding protein NRT1/ PTR FAMILY 6.1 gives rise to the protein MDHDVGTGAREIKSTELVPTDHYAQEDANRRKKLGLYFLESDDRRMSALGGGYTPGGATPVNIHGKPLPDYKMSKTGGWIATFFIFGNEMAERMAYFGLSVNMVAFMFYVMHRPFEVSANAVNNFLGISQASSVLGGFLADAYLGRYWTIAIFATIYLAGLTGITICATMKTLVPNQDECSQIALLLGNCEPAKSWQMLYLYTVLYVTGFGAAGIRPCVSSFGADQFDERDRDYKAHLDRFFNFFYLSVTVGAIVAFTAVVYLQIKHGWGYAFGSLAIAMAMSNLVFFLGTPLYRHRLPGGSPLTRVAQVLVAAFRKRKDSFHSSDFVGLYELPGKRSAIKGSSKIAHTDDFRCLDKAALRLKEDGPCPSPWKLCTVTQVEEVKILVKLVPVPACTIMLNLVLTEFLTLSVQQAYTLNTHIGRLKLPVTCMPVFPGLSIFLLLSLYYSVFVPVSRRITGHPHGASQLQRVGIGLAVSILSVAVSGIFESYRRHYSIQHGYEASFLTPMPELSAYWLLIQYCLIGIAEVFCIVGLLEFLYEEAPDAMRSIGSAYAAVAGGLGCFGATILNNIVKAATGDAEQRRPSWLSQNINTGRFDYFYWLLTVLSVLNFCAFLYAACKYQYRTKQVLETTEQANGL